The following proteins are encoded in a genomic region of Ostrea edulis chromosome 7, xbOstEdul1.1, whole genome shotgun sequence:
- the LOC125656214 gene encoding uncharacterized protein LOC125656214 yields the protein MGEQAWNMYGTVTFYFLHSANFHIVLIAYLRYVFITKPLQSVKITTKSVLKMSGGVWFAGILTGSLYCFRIIMELHENITAKNSVLIELIFGIYIAFVPFLFIVVLHIIKIFKLKKTSYLSPEQPSSISRKMSLMLFVIIVIYLLSTIPLLANMILHLICFLIDFRLTECQFFFFYHNISVTSLFLLLNNAVNPLIYFFFSPPSLKVLRRIKQCCTKS from the coding sequence ATGGGAGAACAAGCTTGGAATATGTATGGAACAGTaacgttttattttttacacaGTGCCAACTTTCATATCGTGTTGATTGCATATTTACGTTATGTATTTATTACTAAGCCTTTGCAAAGTGTAAAGATCACCACAAAAAGCGTATTAAAAATGTCGGGAGGAGTGTGGTTTGCAGGAATACTAACTGGATCTCTATACTGCTTTAGAATTATAATGGAACTACACGAGAATATCACTGCCAAAAATAGTGTTTTAATTGAACTAATATTTGGTATATATATCGCATTTGTTCCATTTTTGTTCATTGTTGTGTTGCATATcatcaaaattttcaaactaaAAAAGACGAGCTATTTGTCACCAGAACAACCCTCATCAATTTCAAGAAAAATGTCCCTGATGCTGTTTGTAATCATTGTAATTTATCTATTGAGTACAATTCCGTTGCTGGCAAATATGATTCTACATTTAATATGCTTTCTTATAGATTTCAGACTCACCGAATgtcagtttttctttttttatcacAATATATCAGTTACGTCATTGTTTTTGCTTTTGAACAATGCTGTTAATCCATTAATTTACTTCTTCTTTTCTCCCCCAAGTCTTAAAGTCCTTCGTAGAATCAAGCAATGCTGCACAAAATCTTAA